atttgacgcaaccacgccacttttttacacgaccgctgCCAAAAAAAGATACTCTAATATCTGACTAAAAAAATTTTGCGTGACGAATTTACCCGTGCAAATTTTCactgcagttttgtgaaacattttgccaatagcaaaatgtggaaattcgctgcgaatccatgcctggcaaaaaaaatcgctcatcactactcactaaCATACTCATCTATATGACATGGGATAGGGGTCGCCTATGTTCAGCCTaccaccaaaaataaaataaacctggACACCATTCACTGCACTAGTGGTACTGGCTTCCTTCCGTTCAAATGAAAAACATATGAAGgccttatatattacatttttggttagAATAGGACCACTGCCACCCTAGCTATAAATATAGCATACAAAAAAGGATAAATAAACAGAAACAACCAACAATATTTACGTACGATGTCTAGGGGCATAAAAATTGGGAGTGACATTTTGCTTcatggctagtgatgggcaaaatgtttcgccaggcatggattagcgcgtccaaaaattgctgcCACCATCAAAAGGATAGTtacgcgggcgtcaaaagaataggcttgtacaaaataatagccgtgggcgacaaaataatagctgcgggtgacaaaataatagccgcgtgacaaaataatagccgcgggcgacaaaagactagcggtgagacaaaataatagctgtgggcgacaaaagaatagctgcgcgacaaaataatagccacgggcgacaaaagaatagccgcgtgacaaaataatagccgcgggcgacaaaagaatagccgcgtggcaaaataatagccgcgggcgacaaaagaatagctgcgtgacaaaataatagccacgggcgacaatttttttttgccgcacattttctccgtttcacagatcttttgaaagatttgcaaagttttcggtgaagcgaaacgggacagattcgctcatcactagtgtgtgAGAGTTTAGGTTTTCTTTTTACCCTTATGGTAACCCCCTACCCACTTTTTCTGGAGTACAAAAGGACATGTGGGAGAGTAGATATCTAGTAACCTATGAATTAAGGttgcggaaaaaaaaaacctatgggAAATTTTAATTTTCTTCTGCTCATTGTACAAACCAGTTGGGACGTCTCGGTTAAAGCCAATTACAGTTCTCCAGGGAATTATATCATATTCCAAAAACAAAACTCATTGCAGTTATTCCCATCAGGGGAAAGGTgaggagctatatatatatatatatatctgtgggtTCTACATATAAAAAATGGGAAGAACCGATACTTCATATGGCAGAACCTTCATTTTATGTTTCTCCTTCGTTCTGAAAAGGATCAATTTCTCTCCTACATTTGAAAACCTAACAAGTAGGTTTTTGGTAGAAGTCCCCTTTATGGTCTGTATAGAAACACTgaataataaacctttttttttggtAGTCACATGTTAGAGTCCTAGACTGCTTAGAACAGCAAGAACATGTTTACCCCAAATCTTTCCATAACTGGTCTTCAGATTGGGCGTATTCTGAATATGGGTGCAGTTTTCTACCCAATGTTGTAACCAAACCTTCTTAtgtttgatcagttttatttAGGCAGTCAACTATTTCTAAGACTCTGAACATGGATAACAAGGTCCCATTAGATTACATCTTTTCAAAATTATATTAGTATGTATTCATCATACTCATCatactcatcatcatcatcacctcGGTGGCAATCAGAATCAGATATTATGATGGAAAACAAGAGCGGTGCCGCTGGGTTCCTTATTGTGGGATTTTCAGACTCCCCAGAACTACAGGGGCCGCTTTTTTTGTTCTTCCTACTCATCTACCTTGTGACTGTGTGGGGAAATCTTCTACTTATTTCATTAATCTCCACTGACTCCCACTTACAAAAGCCCATGTATTTTTTCCTCTGTAACTTATCCTGTTTAGACATCTCATATAGTTCCGTCACTGCCCCATATTTGCTGCACATTTTCAGCACAGGCGATAAGTACATCCCCTTGACAATGTGCATGGTCCAACTTTACTTCTTCAGCTCCTTCACAAGCATGGAATATTTGTTACTCACCACTATGGCATATGACCGGTACGTGGCCATCTGTAGACCGTTATTTTATCCCCAGGTTATGAACCAAAGGACATGCATATTATTGGCTGCTGCTGCTTGGATAGGTGGGTTTTTAGCAGCAGCCCCTATATCAATCTTAATTTCTGCTCTCACTTTCTGTAAATCAAACATTATCAATCATTTCTTTTGTGACGTCACTCCCTTGCTGAAGTTATCCTGTGATGATACGTCTACTGTTGAGTATGTAATGTTTGCTCAAGGAGTCTTTCTCCTCTTTAGCTGTTTTGCTCTTACAATGATGTCCTACATATACATAATATCTGCAATCCTCAAGATAACCTCAGCTGAAGGAAGATCCAAAACCTTCTCCACATGTGGATCCCACCTCACTGCAGTTACCCTCTTCTATGTCCTGCTTGTCTGTGTTTATATGAAACCAGCTTCTTCATATTCATTGGATGAAGGGAAAGTTGTCTCGATTCTTTATGTGAATTTCATACCCATGTTGAATCCAATGATATACAGCTTGAGGAACAAGGAtgtaaaaaaagctttaaaacaaCTGCCAAGGAGATGGTTCTACTGTATGCCAAGGGCTGTTTTTTGATAATGAAATAGAAATCTCAACAATGAGGTTGTGGGATGCTCTGTTGGGGGAtaatgtgatggcagattctattaatgcattTAAGAGTGACTTAGGTGACTCATTGGACAAGCACAATATCCATGTTTATTGAGCTCTTAAGAGCCTTAGCTGGTTTAATATAACAGGGCTGGAACCAGAAGTAGGCAGCAAAGGCACTCATCTTGGGTTCAATGATGGTGCTACGCCAGGCAGGTAAGGCTTCTGTATGCTTCTGTAACAAACAAAATACATGTGATATTTCGGGACTCACGTCCCTTTCTCAAACATGATATGTCATTTGAGAAAAGAACGTGAGTTCCGAAACATCACAAGATTTTCTCAATCAACCTTCtaaaggtttattttgctttgGAAGATTAAGgcagcaaatcctgtgagtgtcattcttctgcattgtttaaGTTGTCTCTCAGCTCAGGCACCCAGGTAAAGTAACCATTTATGGTGTGCACCTTATGTGTCTCTCTCTCTAGGTGTTCCTGATAAGTTACGAGGGGAAGTAGATCCCTTAGTTCCAAAGGTGTCAGGTCTCCCCAAAGTTAGTTCTTCCTCTTTTGGATTCCCCCACTCGCAGGAGGCGATGAGGTGTGCTTCAAAGGGTCTGGATGGAGGTAGGCCCAGTATAGGAGAAGGACGTGTCAAGTCAGATTCTGTCAtagttcactctaggagtgaaacaTAAGTTCAGAAATATTTAGTAAGCATTcttgtgctccaacaaggagattaATTAGGTTAGTTCCCTGCAGTACCCCTGCCGCCATTATAGGAACCCAAGCGGTTAGACTCAGGACTAGATAGAGCCTGAAACAATTAACCTCTGTGTGTTTTCCCTAGTGATGGAGGTTGGTCACCAGTAGGCAGCCTATACTACCTCATACTTTGAGACAAAGATATAAAGGATATTTGTGAGAATTACTTGTGCACTAATCTGCTTCCACTTGTGACCTGTCCTTTAACATCAAACTGAGCACACACCTTCCAGTGAGTGAGACTGGCTTTGAGGTTTGTTTAATAAACCATTTAGCTGTTTTCAAGAACCACTGGAGCCCAAAGTTATTGAAGGAGTAAATGTTGTGGGCACACATTGGTGTGAAAACCCTTCCTCCATATTCAGCGAGGGGCCCCCTGATGATACAGAGTCTAATACTGTAAGTGCCTACTGAGAGTTTCTGAGGGTTAGGCCCCTTGCCTGGATCTGGGTTATAGCAGAATTATAGTAGCAGAGCATTTTGTTGTGGCTAGTTAGTTACTGTTATGGTGAGGCGACAGGGACTTTCACCACCTTGTGACACGGCTGGACATTATCTATAATCAAGGTTGGATTATAGATACTATGCTGGAGTATTTGGTTCCATCACATCCAGTAGTCAGtgatacagatgcagccagcaaattttcacattttgtctcaccatgtccagacatcATTTTAttagtgttaaatcctgcctctagatggtgctagagtgcaaagacatgtcagcaaaacacaatagaaaatgccatagaccatgaGTTGCCTGGTGGTGAATTTTGGTCTTTTTCCCCTGTGTTAACTCAAAGAGACATAAcacaacaacatggtaaaggactTCATCTAAAGATACATGACCAAACAGGGAGACCTATTCTTTCCTCCAAAGGGTCACGAAATGAAAAGATTGCCCAATTTGTAGACAAAAATATAAGTAGTTGTCTAAAAGACCACTGGAGATTTTTTAACTGTAGTGAAAAGTATTGTTTTACCTTTGGAAGAATTACCCCTGGTGCCTATGGATGTGCAGAGACTATACACGTGTATACCACATGAGGCAGGTATTGGGGTGGTAGAAAAATCTAATTATTGGAAATAATTAGatacaataatatacaataattatttcaaatttgagAATCAGTATTATAACCAGCGCACACATATGGCTATGTGCTCGTGGGTAGCGCCGTCATACGCAATTGTCTACATGTGGGAATCTGAGTGCCAAAACATATTCAGTTATTTCGGAGATATGGCGCCTTTTATAGCTGCTTTATTAGCAATATCTTTTTTATATGGATGGGGTCTGaagcagagtcggactgggggtgaaggACCCACTGGGgttccgccccaggggccctgcaggtgcccctgccggccgcgtcccctaatttcccccccccacagggggcccccctaacccccctagcaaggccccccacccaacatcctcccccgagcgcataaatttaacgcgtcaggggaggagcggtcggccagggggagcaccggcaagggtaaggtctgggccgccggggctcactaaagccagggcccaccaggatttttcccggtggctcagtccgaccctggtctgaAGAGCAACTTGTAACAGTGGTGCAAAttattagccaggcatggattttcagcgAAATTCCGCACTTTGCCATTGgggaatttttttgtgaaaaatcaaatcaaaatcaaAAAATCCGCCACAAAAAAAACATGCCCATTGGCTCTAATGCATTTGacctaagagaaaaaaaaattgtcacgtgtaaAAAAAGTCGCCTATTAACTGAAATGCATTTCaccaatttttcactgtttcatgaatttttcagcagttttgcaaatttttcacattttttaaagcCCAAATCCAGGAGTGTGCAGGCGTAGTGGGTGTGCGGCacagccttaggggcacatttctcattttattattcttaaaaattcgaataaactcatttccacggaTGTcgtacatttacaaaaaaaagtctgaactgaaaaagtcaacgcgagaaaagtcacagcaaaagTCTCGAAGGTCCCCAATTTTTTGACTTGACTTATGAAAACCACAATTTGTTTGAATTGTCGCgcaaaaaaccagcgtcaaaaattcAAAACGATTAAAGTtccgagacaaaagaaggatcttccaggaatgGAGAGGGACCCccgccattggcttctacatcaTCTCGGCAAGTTTTACCTGCAGAATTGTTGGAATCAgaattttagccatttggacgcaGAGTAAATACTGACCCGTGGCACACTGATGTTGGTGGTatctatttttaaagaaaaaatgattttatctGGACACTATATGAGCTTTTAAAGACACTTGAGGGGAGCAGTGTTGGGGGAGAGTATGGGTCACGTGTTATTGTTACACAATATTAATGgtgaattttaaaatatttatttacgtTATTTTTGACTACATGCACTTTATTTGATGTTGAGGTCTGAGTAGTGTGATTGAGACGCCTGCTGGTTAAAGaatatattgctatataaataaataaatatatataactatatttataGGGAATGCTAGAGAGGTATATATGACTTTTTGACtgtgcaatatatacagtatatatgtctatattagtgatgggcgaaatgtttcggcaggcatggattcgctgcgaatttccgcgtttcgccattggcggattgtttcaagaaacgggtgaaaaaattcgctgcgcgtccaaaaattgtcgctggcatcaaaaaagaatagtcgcgggcatcaaaagaatagccgtgcaacaaaataatagccgcgggcgacaaaagaatagccgggcgacaaaataatagctgcgggcgacaaaagaatagccgggcgacaaaataatagccgcgggcgacaaaagaatagccgggcgacaaaataatagccgcgggcaacaatagaatagccgtgcgacaaaatagtagccatgggcgacaaaagaatagccgggtgacaaaataatagccgcgggcgacaaaagaatagccgggcgacaaaataatagccgcgggcaacaatagaatagccgtgcgacaaaataatagccatgggcgacaaaataatagccccgggcgtcatttttttttgccgcacaacatttccaccatttcgcaaatttttcaccgtttcgcagatcttttgaaagattcgcaaatttttcggcgaagcgaaatggaacagattcgctcatcactagtctataTATCTACTATACGTTTTTCTCTACACTGGGGTTtgtatggaagggttaaacgtcAAGGACTTAATAAATGACTGTGGGTTGGGCACTTAAGGCAAAGGTGGGAATGTCCCAACTGAGCAGATGCAGAGATATACAGCTAAAatgaatacagtatatagagcAATATTGCTTCTAACACCAATAGCCAAGGCTAAGAAATCAAAAACTACTGTATACCTTTTTTCAGATTTGAACCACATTTATTTTCTAGCCTTAATGGAAACCCTCTTAATATATCAATACTCTATAGCCAAACTAtttaaagaactaaagcttaacaaagtagAAGTGTAGTTAttgggggttctgtaccagcccaaggcaaccaaaaccctttagcagggatgaTCTGTGCCTCATAAGAtgcccccagtacccccccatcttcttttctgctgattccctgcccatggtTTTGCCTATTGTATACTTGAGCTCAGGAcccatggatttctggataaggaatctttggatctccataccactataacaacatttaaacattcaataatgttattgttctgcccccaataaggggtaattatatcttagttgggatcaagtacaggtactgttttattattacagagaaaagggaatcatttaaccattaaataaacccaatagggctgttctgcccccaataaggggtaattatatcttagttgggatcaagtacaggtactgttttattattacagagaaaagggaatcatttaaccattaaataaacccaatagggctgttctgcccccaataaggggtaattatatcttagttgggatcaagtacaggtactgttttattattacagagaaaagggaatcatttaaccatgaaataaacccaatagggctgttctgcccccaatgaggggtaattatatcttagttgggatcaagtacaggtactgttttattattacagagaaaagggaatcatttaaccattaaataaacccaatagggctgttctgccccaataaggggtaattatatcttagttgggatcaagtacaggtactgttttattattacagagaaaagggaatcatttaaccatgaaataaacccaatagggctgttctgcccccaatgaggggtaattatatcttagttgggatcaagtacaggtactgttttattattacagagaaaatggaatcatttaaccattaaataaacccaatagggctgtttctgccccaataaggggtaattatatcttagttgggatcaagtacaggtactgttttattattacagagaaaagggaatcatttaaccatgaaataaacccaatagggctgttctgccccaataaggggtaattatatcttagttgggatcaagtacaggtactgttttattattacagagaaaagggaatcatttaaccatgaaataaacccaatagggctgttctgccccaataaggggtaattatatcttagttgggatcaagtacaggtactgttttattattacagagaaaagggaatcatttaaccatgaaataaacccaatagggctgttctgcccccaatgaggggtaattatatcttagttgggatcaagtacaggtactgttttattattacagagaaaagggaatcatttaaccattaaataaacccaatagggctgttctgccccaataaggggtaattatatcttagttgggatcaagtacaggtactgttttattattacagagaaaagggaataatttaaccatgaaataaacccaatagggctgttctgccccaattaaggggtaattatatcttagttgggatcaagtacaggtactgttttattattacagagaaaatggaatcatttaaccattaaataaacccaatagggctgttctgccccaataaggggtaattatatcttagttgggatcaagtacaggtactgttttattattacagagaaaagggaatcatttaaccattaaataaacccaatagggctgttctgccccaataaggggtaattatatcttagttgggatcaagtacaggtactgttttattattacagagaaaagggaatcatttaaccatgaaataaacccaatagggctgttctgccccaataaggggtaattatatcttagttgggatcaagtacaggtactgttttattattacagagaaaagggaatcatttaaccatgaaataaacccaatagggctgttctgccccaataaggggtaattatatcttagttgggatcaagtacaggtactgttttattattacagagaaaagggaatcatttaaccattaaataaacccaataggactgttctgcccccaataaggggtaattatatcttagttgggatcaagtacaggtactgttttattattacagagaaaagggaatcatttaaccattaaataaacctaatagggctgttctgcccccaataaggggtaattatatcttagttgggatcaagtacaggtactgttttattattacagagaaaagggaatcatttaaccatgaaataaacccaatagggctattctgccccaataaggggtaattatatcttagttgggatcaagtacaggtactgttttattattacagagaaaaaggaaatcatttctaaaaattagaatcatttgtttaaaatggagtctataggacatggcctttccataatttgaaactttctggataacaggtttccggataacggatcctatacctctacTCCATTTTGTTAACAAGCAGTTTCACTGGGAATACCCATTTGTGAGTAATAAAAGCATTCCTTAGAATCTTTGTACTGTAACTAGGGCAAAGAGTGTAGGTTTAGCCAGAGTTTCTGCTGACAAATCCGCAAATAAAGTGACATGCTTATACGTATCAGGTAGTTGCTCATGGTTCCTGAATACTCTTAATAAATGTTCTTTCACACGAAATCTGGCAACTGTGTCCCTGGGAAGGGAGGCTTGCAATCCTTTAGGGACCAAGTCTACCAATTATCAGCTTAGGTTATGATATTTTGGGCAAAAGCgatttataggagaaggaaaggtacaatcactgggggttgccaaaatgtcaggtacccccagtgactgtaatcgcttaccttataccctgggatAATTTTgtaccccagtgattgtacctttccttcttctttaagtaggGTTTGACAAATTGGAAAAAGCTGGTCTACTAATCTATCCTCAaaaatcccctttaataaatattattcctTCTTAATCTGCCCTCGGTGTTGGCTAACTTAGTTTTTACTACTTCCACCTCCTCCTCTAGTCATTATGGGATTTAGTTAGTCCACCGACTTTTTGTTGGATTTAACCAGTTTTTTCCCTTAATTGCACCATGTCCCGCTCAAGAGCAGATAAGAGCTGCTTCATCTTGGTCAGTAAGGAAGGCTATAATGCTTGAAGCCTGTCTTTCAACATTGTTGGTGTTAATGGAGCTTCTAATTGGGATTTCATTGTTTCTTCTAGCATATCTGTAGGTAAGGAGCAGAGAACAAGGGATTAATACTATGCACTTGTCTCTGTTTTCCGGCACCATCTTGGATTCTCTCTCAGTGCGACTCGGTGAGCTTTGCTGGGCTCCCTTTGTTTCTTGATTTCCCCATAATAGAATTGATTAGTTGATGCTCTGCTGCACTTGAGGCCATTTCTATGCTTTCAGATGCCCAGTTTAAGCCACTAATTTCCCCTAGGTGACAAAGAACTTTACAAGACACATCTGCTCACATAGGTGCCCAAGCCCCGCCACTCACgtgcattttatttgcatttccaATACGCCAACATGAGTAATTTTCTGTCATGTAGCTCCAATtattcaaaagaaaaataaacaaaaaggaaCCAACAATATTTACGAATGGCAAATGGGGCATATAAATTGGGAGGCCACagttgggggtgagggggaggtGTCAAAATGTTGCTTCATggtcaaaagaaaaataaacaaaaaagaacCAACAATATTTAGGTATGGCAAATAGGGCATATAAATTGGGAGGCCACAGTTGGGGGTGAGGGAGCTGTCAAAATGTTGCTTCAAGGTCTATAGAACAATTGAGAGCAGGTTGAACATTTGGGCTTTGTCTTATGCCAAGGAGACCCTGCAGGGGGGCCCGGAGTAAACAGACTGTATGTTGGCAGCATATACCTGCCCATCGTTATAGTTTTTCATGAGTACAGATTAATATTtgcaattaatatttaaaaaaaaaaaattcctgaccTCTTCTCATTTTGAAAACCAGTTGGGACATCTCAATTAAAGCCAAGTACAGTTCTTCAGAGAATTATATCATAAACACAGCACAGTGTAATAATTAACATCAGGGGAAGGGTGAgcagctataaatatatatatatcactgggTCCCATATAACAGAAATGTGAACAGAAAATGCATTATGTGTTGCACATTGGTCTGGACCCTCTAATCAGGACCTGGGTCTCCTGTCCCTATTTTTACAGCCCTTGTATGAAGCATTGTAGTAGAATTCAAACTCTAAAGGAGTTGTTTTTAGTGTTTCATATCTTTTCACAACTGTCCTTTAGTTTGGGCACATTGTGCCTGACCTTATATTATAGACCTTCACTTATTGTGGTGGTTCCCTGAACATGGACGATGAGGTCGCAGTATTCATGGAGTTGGCGTAACTTATGTTCCACAGGATGATGAAGGACTGCATTTCTTGTAATGTTATCGCTATGTATTTCTCATCATCGTCACGTTTCTGGCAAGGAGACTCAGCCATATTGATCCAAAACAAGAGCGGTGCCACTGGGTTCCTTATTGTGGGATTTTCAGACTCCCCAGAACTACAGGGGCCGCTCTTTTTGTTCTTCCTACTCATCTACCTTGTGACTGTGTGGGGAAATCTTCTACTTATTTCATTAATCTCCACTGACTCCCACTTACAAAAGCCCATGTACTTTTTCCTCTGTAACTTATCATGTTTAGACATCTCATATAGTTCCGTCACTGCCCCATATTTGCTGCACATTTTCAGCACAGGCGATAATAGCATCTCCTTTACGATGTGCATGGTCCAACTTTACTTCTTCAGCTCTTTAGCAACCATGGAATATTTGTTGCTCACCACTATGGCATATGACCGGTACGTGGCCATCTGTAGACCGTTATTTTATCCCCGGGTTATGAACCAGAGGACATGCATATTATTGGCTGCTGCTGCTTGGATAGCTGGGTTGTTAGCAGGGGCCCCACTATCAGTTTTAATTTCTGCTCTCACTTACTGTAAATCAAACATTATCAATcatttcttttgtgacatcactaCCTTGGTGAAGTTATCCTGTGATGATACGTCTACTATTGAGACTGTCATCTTTCTCCAAGGGGCCTCTTTCTTGTTTAGCTGTTTCATTCTTACAATGATGTCCTACATATACATAATATCTGCAATCCTCAAGATAACCTCAGCTGAAGGAAGATACAAAACCTTCTCCACATGTGGATCCCACCTCACTGCAGTTACCCTCTTCTATGTCCTACTTGCCTGTGTTTATATGAAACCAACTTCTTCATATTCAATGGATGAAGGGAAAGTCCTCTCTGTTTTCTATGTGAATGTCATACCCATGTTAAACCCAATCATATACAGCTTGAGGAACAAGGATGTAAAAAAAGCTTTGAATGCCCTGCCAAGGAGATGGTTCTACTGAATGCCGATGGTTATATTGGGGACAATCTAATATAAGGAAGCTGAAATGTGTATTTCTGTTGTATATTTGAATGACTGCAGAGATACAAAAGAAATCCTGTTG
The sequence above is a segment of the Xenopus tropicalis strain Nigerian chromosome 7, UCB_Xtro_10.0, whole genome shotgun sequence genome. Coding sequences within it:
- the LOC100493846 gene encoding olfactory receptor 1019 → MYSSYSSYSSSSSPRWQSESDIMMENKSGAAGFLIVGFSDSPELQGPLFLFFLLIYLVTVWGNLLLISLISTDSHLQKPMYFFLCNLSCLDISYSSVTAPYLLHIFSTGDKYIPLTMCMVQLYFFSSFTSMEYLLLTTMAYDRYVAICRPLFYPQVMNQRTCILLAAAAWIGGFLAAAPISILISALTFCKSNIINHFFCDVTPLLKLSCDDTSTVEYVMFAQGVFLLFSCFALTMMSYIYIISAILKITSAEGRSKTFSTCGSHLTAVTLFYVLLVCVYMKPASSYSLDEGKVVSILYVNFIPMLNPMIYSLRNKDVKKALKQLPRRWFYCMPRAVF
- the LOC100493684 gene encoding olfactory receptor 1019-like; this translates as MYFSSSSRFWQGDSAILIQNKSGATGFLIVGFSDSPELQGPLFLFFLLIYLVTVWGNLLLISLISTDSHLQKPMYFFLCNLSCLDISYSSVTAPYLLHIFSTGDNSISFTMCMVQLYFFSSLATMEYLLLTTMAYDRYVAICRPLFYPRVMNQRTCILLAAAAWIAGLLAGAPLSVLISALTYCKSNIINHFFCDITTLVKLSCDDTSTIETVIFLQGASFLFSCFILTMMSYIYIISAILKITSAEGRYKTFSTCGSHLTAVTLFYVLLACVYMKPTSSYSMDEGKVLSVFYVNVIPMLNPIIYSLRNKDVKKALNALPRRWFY